GAAAGCTGAAACAACTAAGAACAAAAAACTTCGTACCTTAGCGTTCAGAAAAATCAATTTTTATATAAGCCCCACTAATTATAAAATGAAAGTAGATCAAAAAGGACATACCGTTACTATTAAAGATACACAAGGAGATGTAAATGCTTTCTTGGAAAAAGTAACGCAACAAATTAAAACCTTTGAAAAACACAATATTATAATCGATTTGTCTTCGGATTCTGCATTAACAGAAAAGGATTTGAAACTTTTTCTTCCTCTTTCTAAAACACAGAAAAAAGCAAAAAAGTCGTTTGTAATTGTTGTTTCTGATCTTGATTTTAATGCTATTTCAGATAAATTACTGGTGGTTCCGTCACTTTTGGAAGCACACGATATTATCGAAATGGAAGAAATAGAAAGAGACCTCGGATTTTAAAATTGGTTTAATTGTTTTATTCGTTCAACCGTTTAATCGATTTGATTTAATTTTAGACGATTAAACGATTTGCCAGATAAACGAATAAACAATAAAATTGAAATTAACGATACTTGGCTGTTATGCCGCTACTCCCAGAACCATTACCAACCCTACTGCGCAGGTTTTAGAAATTAAGAGCCGATTGTTTTTAATTGACTGCGGTGAAGGTACACAGGTTCAGCTTCGAAAGAATAAAATTAAATTCTCAAAGATCAACCATATTTTTATTTCCCATCTTCATGGGGATCATTTGTATGGATTAATTGGGACTATTTCGACTTTTTCTCTTTTGGGAAGAACTACCGATTTACATATTTACGGTCCAAAAGGGATTAAAGAACTTATCCTTCTTCAGTTAAAACTAACGGAATCCTGGACGACCTATAATTTGTTTTTCCATGAATTAGAGTCTAAAGAAAGTGAAGTTATTTTTGAAGATAAACGTGTTATTGTCAGGACGATTCCGCTTAAACATCGCGTTTATACAAACGGATATCTATTTGAGGAAAAACCGGATGAAAGAAAGCTTAATGTTGAAGCTGTTCAAAATTACGGCATTCACATTGCTTATTATCAAAAGATAAAAAACGGAAGTGATATCACGCTTGATAATGGAACTGTAGTTGAAAACGAAAAGCTAACTTTTGACCCTGTAAAGCCTCAAAGTTATGCGTTTTGTTCTGATACTGTTTATCACGAAGATATACTTCCAATAATCAAAAATGTTGATGTTCTGTATCATGAATCTACTTTTTTGGAATCTGAAGCCGCATTGGCACAAAAAACATTGCATTCAACAGCAAAAGAAGCAGCAAGAATTGCCTTAAAAGCAAATGTAAAACAATTGGTTTTGGGGCATTATTCTACACGATATGACGGTATTGAACGTTTTAAAGAAGAAGCTCAAGAAATTTTCCCAAATGTGCTTTTGGCAGATGACGGGCTGAGTTTTGAGTTTTAAATAAGTCTTAAAGTCATAAAGTCGAAAGTCATAAAGTTAGCTTCAATGACAATCTAAGAAGTCTAATATCTAAGAAGTCTAAAAATCTAAAAAAATGAATGATTTAAGTAATTATAGAAAGTCTTATGAGAAAAGTGAATTATTGGAAACCAATATTCCGGAAGATCCAATTAATCTTTTTAACCGCTGGTTTCATGAGGTAGAAGATTTTGGCGGAAGCGGAGAAGTAAATGCCATGACGGTTTCGACTATTGGATTGGATGGATTCCCGAAATCACGTGTTGTTTTACTGAAGAAATTTTCTGAGGAAGGTTTTATATTCTATACCAATTATAACTCAGAAAAAGGAAAAGCGATTGCTAATAATCCAAATGTATGCTTGTCTTTCTTTTGGCAGGAAATGGAACGTCAGGTAATTATTAAGGGAATTGCACAAAAGACTTCTGAGAATATTTCAGATGGTTATTTTGATTCCCGTCCGGATGGGAGTAAGTTGGGGGCAATTGTTTCACATCAGAGTGAAGTAATTCCGTCAAGAACTTTTCTGGAAGAAAACTTAAAAAAGCTGGAAGCAGAATTTGAAGGAAAACCAATTCCAAGACCTGAAAATTGGGGTGGTTATTTAGTTACGCCGCTTCAGGTAGAATTCTGGCAGGGAAGACCCAACAGGCTGCATGACAGAATTCGTTATACCAGCCAATCTGACTTTTCATGGAAGATTGAGCGCTTATCTTCTTAAAATGTAAGAATATTATATGTTAAAACAAAAAAGTAATGTATTTCGTCGATTAATTTTGTAGTTTAACGGTAAAATGAATATGTTTGAAATAGAAAAACAAAAACTATTCATTTAAAAATAAATTTAAAGGATTTGCCCCAACATTTACTTTAAACCGCTAAAATGCTGTTGATTATGAGAAAGATTATGCGCACCATGTTGTTCATTGCGATTTTAGTCGCAATGAACGCATGTTCTGCTGACACCGCCGAAGGTTCTACCGACAATACTTCTACTGAAGCTCTGATAACGGACTATACTTATAATGATTCAGAGTTAGAAACCATGAAATTAATAAATGATTATCGTGTGAGCATTGGTCTTAATGCATTGCAAAGAATAAATCATATTTCTTTTAAATGTGAGGAGCACAATGATTATATGATTGAGAAGAGTGTTGTAGATCATAACGATTTTGTTTCGCGTTCTGATAATATGATTAAAGTTCTTGGAGCTAAAAAAGTAGGTGAGAATGTTGCGTACAATTACAAAACATCTGAAGCTGCTCTGAAAGCGTGGCTGGAAAGCCCGGGACACAAAGAAAATATCGAGGGAAATTTTACGCATTTCGGATTATCTGTAAAGGTTGATGCTAAAACAGGTAAAAAATACTATACGAATATATTTGTCAAAATTTAAGATAATAATTTAAAGACTGGTTGGTTTTTAGTGATCGTTGTAACTCTTAGTAGTGCAACGATTTTTTTGTATAAAAAAAGCTGTCTTTCGGGACAGCTTTTTTAGGTATAATGATTAAGTGTAATTAACTAAAGCGCAGTGATTATAAATTCACTTCGTCTGTTCATTTGATGTTCTTCTTCGGTACATGGTACATCGTCAGAACATCTGTTTACAAGTTGTGTTTCGCCGTATCCTTTTCCTGTTAATCTATTTGGAGCAATACCGTTACTAATTAACCATTTTATAGTAGATTTTGCTCTTCTGTCAGATAAAGCTTCATTGTATTGGTGTGTTGCTCTACTGTCTGTGTGTGAACGGATATCAAGTTTCATTCCCGGATAATCATTCATTACTGCCAGTATTTTTTCTAAGTCTAGTGCTGCTTCACGTCTGATGTTTGATTTATCAAGATCAAAGTAGATCATTTTTATGCCGAAGCATTTTCCTAAATCATCACCAACTGTTACACGACATTTGCTTTTAGCCAGTGCAAGAGACTGAGTTGTTTTTCCGGAAGTTTTATCTATGGTAACGCTTACTTCTTTGGTTTCATAATTTTCTTTTTCAGCTCTTACATTATAGGTTTTACCACATTCTACAGGCAGAACATAATTTCCTGAAGCATCAGCGAGAGTGGTACTTAAGACTTCCTGATTTTCATACAGAGAAACTTTTGCTCCCGGTAGAGGTTCTTTGGTCTCAATATCGGTTATTGTTCCGTTTAGCTCCTGAATACATTTCAGACGTCTTGTCTCCAGAAAGGTGTAAATATCATCAGAACCTAATCCGCCATCTTTATTTGAACTGAAATAGCCTTGTCGCGTAGTCGGATCAATAATGTAGGCAAAATCATCTTTAGGAGAATTGATGTCTGCACCAAGATTTTGAATATTTCCTATTTTACCATTACGATCAAACTCTGCCACAAAAACGTCCAGACCTCCAAGTCCCGGATGACCATCTGATGCGAAGTAAATTTCGCCATCGTTGGTAACATAAGGAAATGTTTCTTTTCCTTCGGTATTAATACCTGCACCTAAATTTTCGGGAGTTCCAAAACTTCCGTCAGGATTTATAGCTACCTTATAAAGATCAGATTGTCCGATACTTCCTGGCATATCTGAAGCGAAGTAAAGCGTTTTTTCATCAGCACTAAGTGCGGGATGTGCTGTACTGTAATTATCACTGGTAAATGGCAGAGCCGTTATATTGGTCCATTTGCCATTTTCATTGGTGGCTTTGTATATTTTTACTAAAGTAGTTTTATTATCATCTTTTCCTTTTTTTCCATCTATAAAATTATTTCTTGTAAAGTAGATTGTTTTACCATCTTTTGTAAAAACCGGAGATGCATCATGAAATTTGGTGTTAATGGCATTCTTAATTTTATTTACTTTAGAAGGAGTATTGGTACTTTGATCAATATCGGCAAAGTAAAGATTTGTAAAATATTCGCCGGTCCATTTGTGTTTTCTTTGCGAGAAATTACCAGTATCTCTTGCAGAGGCAAAATATAGTTTATTGTCGTGCACAAAAGTACCATAGTCTGAATATTTGGAGTTAATGCCAGCATTCTGAATTTTATATCGTCCTGAATTGGCTTTAATCTGATCCAGATAGTTTACATCTTCTTTATACAGTTTTGCTCTATTGTCGTTTTTGTATTTGGCATTAAATTCATCCAGAATTTTATTTGCTTTAGAAGTTTCGCCAATTGATTTTAGCGATTGAGCATATCTGTAATAATATTCAGGTTCTACTTCGGTATTCATGGCAAATAATTCATTGTACCATTTTGCAGCACCTTCAAAATTAGAATTAAAATAGTACGAATTTCCAAGTTTTTTGAACATGTCCTCAGATTTATACCCTTTTTCTGCTACTTTTTCGTACGTTTTTATCGCGTCAACATAAGCGTAGTTGTCATATTTTTTATCGGCAGCATTTATTTTTGATTGCTGCGAATAACTTTTAAATGAAAAGACACTTATAAATGTTAGGCAAAGGAAAATACAATTTTTCATAATAATTATTTTTAGAAGAAACGAGGAGTAGTAATTTTACCATTGTTTTTGAAGAACTCATAGCGCAGGAATATCTCGTGAGATCCTGAGTTATAATTATTTAAGTTTGTGGTTTCACGATCATAACCGTAACCTAAATAAAGACCGTCTGTGATTTGAAATCCAACCATAGCACTCAAAGAAGCGCTCCATCTGTAAGCTACACCAACCATAAATTTATCGTAGAACATAAAATTGGCAGAAAGGTCAACTTGTAATGGTGCTCCTTCGACCATTTTAGTTAAAATAGCAGGTTTGAATTTATAGTATTGATATTTATCAAGATCAAACACATAACCAGCCATTAAATAGTAATTGATTTTATCTTTGTAAATGGCTATGTCGTTGTCGTCGTAGCGATTTGTTTCGATAAAATTAGGTACAGATAAACCAACATAAGCTTTGTCTGAGTGCCAGTAAACCCCGGCTCCGACATTTGGAGTAAACTTATTATCCAGATCCTGAAATTGTGGATCTCCCTGATCTGAAGGATTTAATTTGCTTACATCTAAATTGAATATATTGGCCGTTCCCTTAATACCAAATGACAGTTTGAAATCTGCTGATGTTTGTACTGTATATGAAACGTCTACAGATATATTATTCTCATTTGTTGGGCCTATTTTGTCATTTACTAATGAAGCTCCTATACCCAGATTACTATTGTTTATTGGTGTATTTACAGAGAAACTGCTTGTTTCTGGCGCACCATCAAGTCCAACCCACTGTGTACGGTATAAACCAAATACACTTAAAACTCCACGAGAACCTGCGTAGGCAGGATTTATGTTTATTGTGTTGTACATGTATTGGGTATACTGTGCATCTTGCTGCGCATGACCTGCAATAGTTACAAACAGAATGACGAAGTAAAATAATTTTGTTCTCATAGTAGATATTTATTATTTCAATTATTACTATTGATTATTTATTAATGAAAGCCTCTAAAAATCTTACAAATTTGTGTTTTCTCAAATTTACGGATTTTTCTTGTTCTTTTTCTGTAATAGGCTGATATGTCGGTTTTTATATCAGCCTTTACAGCTTTTACTTATTTTGAAAGATAGAGGTATCCGTCTTTTTTGTTTTCGTGAATTACATTATTTCCGTCTAAAGATTTGTAAGTAACAATGTAGAAGTACGTTCCTGTAGGCAATCCGTCAGATTGTTTAACAGTAGTTCTGCCTCTTGAAGTTCCGTCGAAAGCATTCGTTGTATTGTTGTAATCAGTAGTTTCAAATACTAATATTCCCCAACGATTGTAGATTTCAACAGTGTTACCAGGGTAGCAGGTAAGGTCATCGATGCTGTCAATTACGAATACATCGTTTATACCGTCTCCATTAGGAGAGAAAGCATTATGTACTACAACATTTCCGCATTCTAATACTTTACAGTCATTATTTACAGTCATGTTTACAGCTACAGTTCTTGGGCAATTTTCATCACTTATTCTGTATTCGAATACATAATTACCAAGAGCAAGTCCAAATGGATTTAAAATATTTCCTTGTAATGCATTTGTATTATTGGTATCAATCCAGGTACCGGTTCTTGGGGTATCTGCAGGCAATAGCGTAAGTAAGTCTACCAGTGTTGAGTCGTCTGTACAGGATGTACTTTGAACTCTGGTAATTGCATTTGGTACTACTACTATTGTAATGGTACCGGTATCGCAGCTTTCCGGACTTAACTTGTCGCAGATTTGATAGGTATAAGTATAAGTCCCCGCAGGTGTTAAACTTGGTACTCTAACATTTCCTGATGCATCTACAGTAATATTCGGATCTGTTTTGGTAGTACTGTTTTCAGTTGTTGGCAACAATGTAAAGTTTACTAGTTCTAGTGTTGCCGGAACGTTACCTTTAAAATCATTACTTAAAACATTTCCAACCAATCCAAATTTTCCACATCCTATATCATTATAAGTATCATCTGCGGCAATAATAGGATCAGATACAATTACAGTTACTATTGCAGTGTCACAGTTTCCTGCGTCGGCATTTTCACAAATTTGGTAAGTAAGTGTGTAAGTACCATTTGGTGTATTTGGCGCTACTGTAACAGTTCCGTCAGGGTTCAGAGTAAGAGCTCCTTTTGGATCTGGTGTAACTGTAGTCAATGTTAAATCACTTGGATTTACCGGACTGCCATTTAATGTATCATTAGTATATACGCTTATTACATTTGGTATTCCCGGAATTCCTGAAACCGGACCTGCATTATCGTCATTTGCTAAAATTTCGAAAGTTGGTCTTGCGATACAGAAAGGATCAGCAGGTGGATAATTTACTGTTATAGTTTCACTTGGATTAACAGAGATTGTTACGTTGGCTGTTGGACGAAGTCCTTCAAATCCATCCGGTGCCTGAATCCATTTGTTATCCTGGAATACCCATCCTGGCCAGTCGATACCGTTTCCAGCCTGATCTACTTCAGCTCCCGGCCATAATACTCGGCCGCTTAAAGGTAAATCTGTCATTGTAGTTACCACATTGTTGTTGCTGTCTGCCCAGGCAATTGTTACACCGTTTATAGGAGTAAAGTTTCCGGGAGTTACAACATAATCAAGGTAAGGCACATCGTTAACACAAATTGATGTTGCAGTAACGGTCATTACCGGAGCTTCAATTGTGATTGTCACTGTTGCAGTGTCACAATTTGAAGTTTGATCTGCTTCACAAATTTGATATACCATTGTTAATGTTCCTGTAGGAGCATTTGGTAAAATATCTACAGAACCATCAGGATTTAATTGTAAGAACTCATTTGGTGTTACGGTTGTAATAACCACATCAGATGCTGTTACTACTACACCTTCAAGTGTATCATTTACTAACACATTTAATACATTTGGTGTTGTGTGATTCACTCCAGGGAATGGTCCGGCACTATCATCATTGGCCACAATATCCTGGAATTCTTTACAAGCTACTCCAAAGTCAATATCTAAATGTACCAGATCTTCTGGTGTTACATTAACGACATATCCATCGGCACTAGTAACAGTACAAACCGTATGCATTTGTGTTTTGCCTGTTTTAGATTTAATTTTCTTATCTGTAATTGATGGTAATACCTTAACCAATCCCGTAGCGCCCAGAGCAGCTGCAGCATTATCAAAGTTTGCATCTTTAATAAGTTTTACTTTGTATTCTCCATAAGGATTTTCGCTTTCCGGTCTGTTTCTCCAGTATCCCTGAATTCCAACAATCATTTCAGCATGATATCCGTTTGGACCATCAACAAAGACATTAGGGCTCAATGCATTTCCGAATCCGCCGGCATTTAATTCACCTGCGTTTTGCGGACCTGTATAACTTCCGTCTCCATTTAGATCAAGCCATTCCCATTGACTGTAATCAATTGCTCCTTCGCTGTCTGGAATATTTTTAGTTACAACGCCATCATTGTTGGCATCATACCATTCGTCCTGAATTCCGTTACTATTGGTGTCATACCAAACATAATCTCCTAAAACCGGAAGGTCTGATTTTCCATATAAGAAATCGTGTACCTGGAATTTACATTCTTCAAGTGTAGTAAAGAATAAACTTGAGTCTACAGGATATAATTGATATGCGCTGTTTAAATTGGCATCCTGAACCTGAACTAAGTAGCTTCCTGCAACCATTCCAGAGAAGCTGTATGCTCCATCTGCGCCAGTTATACGAATTAAAATAGGACCAGGTGTTGTACCTTGTGGTATTAATGTAACCGGAACATTGGCAATAGGTGTATTAGTGTCTACATTAATAATGTGTCCGGATATTTTAACTTTATAATCTGGTTGTGTTATAGTTACTGTTGCAGTTGCGGTACAAGTTTGATCATTAGCATTTACTGGGGATGTTGCAGTAAGTGTATAAGTTCCTGCTGGTAAATTTGTGTTTCCAACAACTTCATTATTGGCATTTGTGATCACAACGGTAGAACCAGGACTGCTGGTCACTAAAATTGAACCATCTGTTCCATCCAGACAAGTTACGTTTGTTGGTACTCCAGATACAGATACTTTATTTTCTACAGTAAAGGTTTGTACAAGTTGAGTTTTGTTACCTGCGCAATCTGTTAATGTATAAGTTCTGGTTAAGATATAAGCATCTCCTTCGCAACCGCTGGCTCCGTTGTTAGAGTCGCTCACTGTTACTGTTACAGTTCCGCCACAATTATCGGCTTCATCAATTATGTCTGCCGGATTTGCCGCTGGAATATCAGCTATGCTTTGTAGATCTGCCACATCAGCCGGAGCAGTTCCAGTTGGAGGAGTTGTGTCTCTCACTATAATAACCTGAGTATGTGTAGTCGTATTTCCTCCACAATCGCTGGTTGTCCATTTACGAGTTAAAGTATATTCTGTTCCACATTCGTTTTTGATATCACTTTTAACTTCAGAATATACAATTGGTAAATTTTCATTGCAATTGTCAGAAACTTGTAATGTAGCTGCTACAGGAACAGCATCGCATGAAACTGTAATATCTGTTGGCAGGGTTCCTGTAAATACCGGAGCAGTAGTATCCTGAATTGTAATTACTTGTGTAAAAGTTTGTGAAGTATTTCCGCAATCGTCTTTTACTGTCCATGTATTCGTATAAGTTCCTGCATTTGTACAATCTTCAGAAGCTATGAACTGACCACTAATTTTTACAATATTTGTAACATTAGTGTCGCATAAGTCTGATGCAACTGGAGCTAAAGCTTGTGCTGCTGCCAGAGCTTGTGTGTTGCTACATTCTACGGTTTTATTTAAAGAACCAGTTTGTGTTGTCCAGGTTGGAGCAGTGGTGTCTTCAATAGTTATAACCTGAGTAAAAGATGTAGTGGTATTTCCGCAGTCGTCTTTTGCAATCCAACTGTTGGTATAGGTTCCTGCGTTGGCACAAGTTTGTGAAGGTACAAATGGACCGCTTGTTTTAGTATAAGTTACTACAGTACAATTTGCAGTTGCAGTTGGTGCCAGATTTTGTGCAGCATTTAATCCTGCAGTATCACTACATTCTAGTTTTCTATTCAAAGAGCCAGCCTGAGTTACCCATTGTGGAGCAGCACTATCCTGAATTGTAATTACTTGTGTAAATACAGTTGAAGTGTTGTTACAACGATCTTTAGCCACCCATGTATTGGTGTAAGTTCCTGTGCTTCCGCAAGCACCTCTTTGTAACTGACCGCTAGTTTTGGTGTAAGTAACAGTTCCTCCGCAATTATCAGTTGCAACCGGTGTTTGAGATTGAGCTGTATTTAATCCTTCTGTGTCACTACATTGTAGAGTTACATTAAGTGCACCTGCAGCTGTTGTCCAATTTGGAGCAGTTTTGTCCTGAATAGTAATTACCTGAGTAAAGGTTGTAGAAGTATTGTTACAACGATCTTTAGCTACCCATGTATTAGTATATGTTCCCGCATTGGCACAATTGGCATTTACTACAAATGAGCCGCTGGTTTTAGTGTAAGTAACAGTTCCACCACAGTTATCAGTTGCAACCGGAGCATTTCCTTGTGCAGTATTCAATCCGTTTGTATCACTGCATTCTAAAGTTACATTAAGGGCATTTGCACTAGTTGTCCATGTTGGAGCAGTTTTATCTTCGATGGTAATTACCTGAGTAAAAGTTGTAGAAGTGTTGTTGCAACGATCTTTAGCTACCCATGTATTAGTATACGTTCCTGCATTTGCACAATTGGCATCAACCTGGAATGTTCCACTAGATTTAGTGTAGGTAACAGTTCCGCCACAAGCATCTGTAGCAACCGGAGCATTTGCTTGTGCAGTATTCAGTCCGTTTGTATCACTGCATGATAATGTTACGTTAAGTGCATTGGCGCTAGTTGTCCAAGTAGGAGCAGTTTTGTCTTCAATCGTAATTACCTGAGTAAAAGTGGTAGAAGAGTTGTTGCAACGATCTTTGGCGACCCATGTATTAGTATACGTTCCCGCATTTGCACAATTAGCATTTGCCTGAAATGTACCACTGGTTTTAGTATAAGTAACAGTTCCACCGCAATTATCAGTTGCAACCGGAGCATTTGCTTGTGCAGCATTCAATCCGTTTGTGTCACTGCACTCTAAAGTTACATTAAGATCACCTGCGATTGTTGTCCAGGTTGGAGCAGTTTTATCCTCGATTGTAATTATCTGAGTGAAAGTTGTAGAAGAGTTATTGCAACGATCTTTCGCCACCCATGTATTAGTATACGTTCCTGCATTTGCACAATTAGCATTTGCCTGAAATGTACCACTGGTTTTAGTATAAGTAACAGTTCCTCCACAGTTATCGGTTGCAACAGGAGCATTTCCTTGTGCGGTATTTAATCCGTCTGTATCGCTGCATGATAAGGTTACATTAAGCGCATTTGCACTAGTTGTCCATGTAGGAGCAGTTTTATCCTGAATAGTAATTACTTGAGTAAAAGTGGTAGAAGTGTTGTTGCAACGATCTTTCGCCACCCATGTATTAGTATAAGTTCCTGCATTTGCACAATTAGCGTCAACCTGGAATGTTCCACTAGATTTAGTGTAAGTAACAGTTCCGCCGCAGCCATCAGTTGCAACCGGAGCATTTGCTTGTGCAGTATTTAAGCCATTAGTATCGCTGCATTCTAATGTTACATTAAGAGCATTAGCAGCTGTTGTCCAATTTGGCCCGGTTTTATCTTCAATTGTAATTACCTGAGTAAAAATGGAAGAAGAGTTGTTACAACGATCTTTAGCTATCCAGGTATTAGTATAAGTTCCTGCATTTGCACAATTGGCATCGGCCTGAAACGAACCACTGGATTTAGTGTAGGTAACAGTTCCGCCACAAGCATCTGTTGCGACTGGAGCATTTCCTTGCGCTGCATTTAAACCTGCAGAATCAGTACACTCTAAAGTTACATTAAGAGCACCTGCAGCTGTTGTCCAATTTGGCGCAGTTTTATCCTGAATGGTAATTACCTGTGTGAAAGTTGTAGAAGAGTTGTTGCAACGATCTTTAGCTACCCAAGTATTAGTATATGTTCCGGCATTTG
The sequence above is drawn from the Flavobacterium sp. N2038 genome and encodes:
- a CDS encoding gliding motility-associated C-terminal domain-containing protein translates to MEKLLLSFSNNLRDIKKLYFAVLFLFSTSFVLGQAPSITTSKTITANATNCGVLDVKVDITGANPSTRNSDVILSIDISGSMGYTISGDMKTSMDYAKEAAIAFVDQAKTNPQNRIAIVAYSTTASLKIGLTYLDNAGVTAVKAQINSLQATNSTNIYAGIKRAETELEANGRFDCSTGRSIILLTDGVTNVTGTNGNTDCDVAKNSQCVVDAINAATDAKTTTKSSVVYNNQVFAVGLFGGISGNINTEGSDRNVAKYTLDNIQGSAAYITNSGANLTAIYNQIATQLSWVAQSLIEKETVIAGFTISGITTTKGTASAVGQVITWNTDFLNAEKITLTYQLTPTGSACGTQTVSTSTLNYKNSSCSDESKAVPQPSYFVPCAPTITGVLNACGSTTLTANTNATSPTYVWYKDNAVINGETNSTLVVTVSGAYKVKVKNGTTNCELTSVPVDVTISPAAALVAPQDATIEGCSTAAITGLVFKATDTTISLAQLTTAGGSISNSGSIGSYTLSYSDVATGTCPIVVTRTFKVVTSCGTITKSQTITIQDKTAPTWTTSANALNVTLECSDSNGLTAAQASAPVGTDNCGGTVTYTKTSGTFQVDANCASAGTYTNTWIAKDVCLNTSAVFTQVITIQDKTAPTWTTAANDLNITLECTDSAGLTTAQASAPIATDACGGTVTYTKSSGTFQVDANCANAGTYTNTWVAKDRCNNSSTTFTQVITIQDKTAPNWTTAAGALNVTLECTDSAGLNAAQGNAPVATDACGGTVTYTKSSGSFQADANCANAGTYTNTWIAKDRCNNSSSIFTQVITIEDKTGPNWTTAANALNVTLECSDTNGLNTAQANAPVATDGCGGTVTYTKSSGTFQVDANCANAGTYTNTWVAKDRCNNTSTTFTQVITIQDKTAPTWTTSANALNVTLSCSDTDGLNTAQGNAPVATDNCGGTVTYTKTSGTFQANANCANAGTYTNTWVAKDRCNNSSTTFTQIITIEDKTAPTWTTIAGDLNVTLECSDTNGLNAAQANAPVATDNCGGTVTYTKTSGTFQANANCANAGTYTNTWVAKDRCNNSSTTFTQVITIEDKTAPTWTTSANALNVTLSCSDTNGLNTAQANAPVATDACGGTVTYTKSSGTFQVDANCANAGTYTNTWVAKDRCNNTSTTFTQVITIEDKTAPTWTTSANALNVTLECSDTNGLNTAQGNAPVATDNCGGTVTYTKTSGSFVVNANCANAGTYTNTWVAKDRCNNTSTTFTQVITIQDKTAPNWTTAAGALNVTLQCSDTEGLNTAQSQTPVATDNCGGTVTYTKTSGQLQRGACGSTGTYTNTWVAKDRCNNTSTVFTQVITIQDSAAPQWVTQAGSLNRKLECSDTAGLNAAQNLAPTATANCTVVTYTKTSGPFVPSQTCANAGTYTNSWIAKDDCGNTTTSFTQVITIEDTTAPTWTTQTGSLNKTVECSNTQALAAAQALAPVASDLCDTNVTNIVKISGQFIASEDCTNAGTYTNTWTVKDDCGNTSQTFTQVITIQDTTAPVFTGTLPTDITVSCDAVPVAATLQVSDNCNENLPIVYSEVKSDIKNECGTEYTLTRKWTTSDCGGNTTTHTQVIIVRDTTPPTGTAPADVADLQSIADIPAANPADIIDEADNCGGTVTVTVSDSNNGASGCEGDAYILTRTYTLTDCAGNKTQLVQTFTVENKVSVSGVPTNVTCLDGTDGSILVTSSPGSTVVITNANNEVVGNTNLPAGTYTLTATSPVNANDQTCTATATVTITQPDYKVKISGHIINVDTNTPIANVPVTLIPQGTTPGPILIRITGADGAYSFSGMVAGSYLVQVQDANLNSAYQLYPVDSSLFFTTLEECKFQVHDFLYGKSDLPVLGDYVWYDTNSNGIQDEWYDANNDGVVTKNIPDSEGAIDYSQWEWLDLNGDGSYTGPQNAGELNAGGFGNALSPNVFVDGPNGYHAEMIVGIQGYWRNRPESENPYGEYKVKLIKDANFDNAAAALGATGLVKVLPSITDKKIKSKTGKTQMHTVCTVTSADGYVVNVTPEDLVHLDIDFGVACKEFQDIVANDDSAGPFPGVNHTTPNVLNVLVNDTLEGVVVTASDVVITTVTPNEFLQLNPDGSVDILPNAPTGTLTMVYQICEADQTSNCDTATVTITIEAPVMTVTATSICVNDVPYLDYVVTPGNFTPINGVTIAWADSNNNVVTTMTDLPLSGRVLWPGAEVDQAGNGIDWPGWVFQDNKWIQAPDGFEGLRPTANVTISVNPSETITVNYPPADPFCIARPTFEILANDDNAGPVSGIPGIPNVISVYTNDTLNGSPVNPSDLTLTTVTPDPKGALTLNPDGTVTVAPNTPNGTYTLTYQICENADAGNCDTAIVTVIVSDPIIAADDTYNDIGCGKFGLVGNVLSNDFKGNVPATLELVNFTLLPTTENSTTKTDPNITVDASGNVRVPSLTPAGTYTYTYQICDKLSPESCDTGTITIVVVPNAITRVQSTSCTDDSTLVDLLTLLPADTPRTGTWIDTNNTNALQGNILNPFGLALGNYVFEYRISDENCPRTVAVNMTVNNDCKVLECGNVVVHNAFSPNGDGINDVFVIDSIDDLTCYPGNTVEIYNRWGILVFETTDYNNTTNAFDGTSRGRTTVKQSDGLPTGTYFYIVTYKSLDGNNVIHENKKDGYLYLSK